Proteins encoded together in one Chryseobacterium sp. G0201 window:
- a CDS encoding efflux RND transporter permease subunit: protein MFKKFIRRPVLSIVISLIIVFMGVLSLVKLPVTQFPSISPPKVNITAEYPGANNELLIKSVVIPLERGLNGVPGMKYMTSDAGNDGEASIQIVFDLGTDPNVAAVNVQNRVSSVVNKLPPLVVREGVKITREEPNMLMYINLYSDDPKADQKFLFNYADINVMSELRRVSGVGFADILGTREYAMRIWLKPDRLTSYNISSDEVMEALNQQSLEASPGKTGESSGKRSQSFEYILKYPGRFNNEKDYGNIILKAKPGGEFVRLKDVADIEFGSSMYDIYSTLNGKPSAAITVKQSYGSNASDVIKNVKALMADLQKNNFPKGMHYDISYDVSRFLDASIEKVIHTLFEAFILVAIVVFLFLGDWRSTLIPAIAVPVSLIGTFAVMSAFGITLNMISLFALVMAIGVVVDDAIVVIEAVHAKMEEKGLSPLKATEEAMHEISGAIIAITLVMASVFIPIAFMSGPVGVFYRQFSITMASAIILSGVVALTLTPALCALILKNNHGKAKKRTPITIFLDKFNNLFTKGAGRYEKMLNKTVTKKMVTLPLLLAFCLCTFFLSNSLPSGFIPSEDQGMIYAIIQTPPGSTLERTNQIAKELLKESEDIDGVQSVSSLAGYEILTEGTGSNSGTCLINLKSWEDRKESAAEIIEKLEEKAKNIPGANIEFFQPPSIPGYGAAGGFELRLLDKAGSGDYQKMEKVSNDFVKELKKRPELGSAFTFYSASFPQYMLKIDNDLAEQKGVTIENAMDNLSNLIGSNYETSFIRFDRPYKVIVQAGPQYRALPSDLLKLYVKNDKDQMVPYSDFMHLEKVYGLSEITRHNMYNSSEVSGTPAPGYSSGQAIAAIQEVADKTLPRGFGIDWAGISKDEVSRGNEAIYIFLVCLGFVYLILAAQYESFILPLPVILSLPTGIFGAFLCLKLLGLENNIYAQVAMVMLIGLLGKNAVLIVEFAVQKKAEEGIPVAKAAIEGAAIRFRPILMTSFAFIAGLIPLVMATGPGATGNRTIGTAAAGGMLIGTIFGLMIIPGLYYIFGTIAEKSKLAKYEEENPLTEQTEPYKHDGKHEDL from the coding sequence ATGTTTAAGAAATTCATTCGCAGACCTGTTCTGTCTATCGTAATCTCATTGATTATCGTATTTATGGGAGTCCTGTCGCTGGTAAAACTTCCGGTGACACAGTTCCCTTCAATTTCTCCGCCTAAAGTAAATATTACCGCAGAATATCCGGGAGCCAACAACGAATTGTTGATCAAATCCGTAGTTATTCCTTTGGAAAGAGGTCTAAACGGTGTTCCGGGTATGAAGTATATGACTTCTGATGCGGGAAATGACGGAGAAGCTTCTATTCAGATCGTATTTGATTTGGGTACAGATCCAAACGTTGCGGCCGTTAACGTTCAAAATCGTGTGTCTTCGGTAGTAAATAAACTTCCGCCGCTAGTAGTACGTGAAGGGGTGAAAATTACCCGTGAAGAACCTAACATGTTGATGTACATTAACTTGTATAGTGATGATCCTAAAGCTGATCAGAAATTCCTTTTCAACTATGCCGACATCAACGTAATGTCTGAATTGAGAAGGGTAAGTGGAGTAGGATTTGCCGACATTTTGGGAACAAGAGAATATGCAATGCGTATTTGGCTAAAACCTGATAGATTGACGTCTTACAATATTTCATCCGATGAAGTAATGGAAGCACTGAATCAGCAGAGTTTGGAAGCGTCTCCCGGTAAAACAGGAGAAAGTTCGGGAAAACGCTCACAGTCATTTGAATATATTTTAAAATATCCGGGTCGTTTTAATAATGAAAAAGATTACGGAAATATTATCCTTAAAGCAAAACCGGGAGGAGAATTTGTAAGATTGAAAGATGTTGCTGATATAGAATTTGGTTCTTCCATGTATGATATTTATTCTACATTAAATGGTAAACCTTCTGCAGCAATCACGGTTAAGCAGTCTTATGGTTCTAACGCAAGTGACGTTATCAAAAATGTAAAAGCTTTGATGGCTGATCTTCAGAAAAATAACTTCCCGAAAGGAATGCATTACGATATCAGTTATGACGTTTCCAGATTCCTGGATGCATCGATTGAAAAGGTAATTCACACGTTGTTTGAAGCCTTTATCTTGGTGGCGATCGTGGTATTCCTTTTCTTGGGAGACTGGCGTTCTACCCTGATTCCGGCTATTGCGGTTCCCGTTTCATTGATCGGTACGTTTGCCGTAATGTCCGCCTTTGGAATTACCCTGAATATGATCTCACTTTTTGCCCTCGTAATGGCCATTGGGGTCGTCGTCGATGATGCGATTGTGGTTATTGAAGCTGTCCACGCCAAGATGGAAGAGAAAGGTCTTTCTCCATTGAAAGCTACGGAGGAAGCAATGCATGAGATCAGTGGGGCAATTATTGCGATCACTTTGGTAATGGCATCTGTGTTTATTCCGATTGCATTTATGTCTGGTCCGGTTGGGGTATTTTACCGTCAGTTCTCCATTACAATGGCTTCTGCAATTATCCTTTCTGGTGTTGTAGCATTAACGTTGACACCGGCTTTATGTGCTTTAATTCTGAAAAATAACCACGGAAAAGCTAAAAAGAGAACTCCAATCACTATTTTCTTAGATAAATTCAACAATTTATTTACGAAAGGTGCAGGGAGATATGAAAAAATGCTGAACAAAACAGTAACGAAAAAAATGGTAACACTTCCGTTATTATTAGCGTTCTGTTTATGTACATTCTTCTTAAGTAATTCACTTCCATCAGGGTTTATTCCTAGTGAAGATCAGGGGATGATTTATGCGATTATTCAGACTCCTCCGGGTTCTACGCTGGAAAGAACAAACCAGATTGCCAAAGAATTACTGAAAGAATCTGAAGATATTGATGGTGTACAATCTGTTTCTTCATTGGCTGGTTACGAGATTTTGACGGAAGGTACAGGTTCCAACTCAGGGACTTGTTTGATCAATCTTAAAAGCTGGGAAGATCGTAAAGAATCTGCCGCCGAGATTATAGAAAAGCTTGAAGAAAAAGCTAAAAATATTCCGGGAGCCAATATTGAATTCTTCCAACCGCCATCTATTCCGGGTTATGGTGCTGCAGGTGGTTTTGAGCTCCGTCTTTTGGATAAAGCCGGAAGTGGAGATTATCAGAAAATGGAAAAAGTAAGTAATGACTTTGTAAAGGAACTGAAAAAACGTCCTGAACTGGGTTCTGCATTTACATTCTATTCTGCGAGTTTCCCTCAATATATGTTGAAAATTGATAATGATCTGGCCGAGCAGAAAGGCGTTACGATTGAAAATGCGATGGATAACCTTTCTAATTTGATAGGTTCCAACTATGAAACCAGTTTCATCCGTTTCGACAGACCTTATAAAGTGATTGTTCAGGCAGGTCCGCAATATCGAGCGTTGCCAAGTGATTTATTAAAATTGTATGTTAAAAATGATAAAGACCAAATGGTTCCATATTCAGATTTCATGCATTTGGAAAAGGTTTATGGTTTGTCTGAGATCACGAGACATAACATGTACAATTCTTCTGAGGTAAGTGGTACTCCTGCGCCGGGTTACAGTTCAGGACAGGCGATTGCGGCCATTCAGGAGGTTGCCGATAAAACACTTCCGAGAGGTTTCGGTATCGACTGGGCGGGTATCTCAAAAGATGAGGTTAGCCGTGGAAATGAAGCGATTTATATATTCTTAGTGTGTTTAGGATTTGTTTATTTGATCCTTGCAGCTCAATATGAAAGTTTTATCCTTCCGTTGCCTGTAATTCTTTCGTTACCGACAGGTATTTTCGGAGCATTTTTATGCTTGAAATTATTAGGATTAGAAAACAACATTTATGCTCAGGTGGCGATGGTCATGTTGATCGGACTTTTAGGTAAAAATGCCGTATTGATCGTAGAATTTGCCGTCCAGAAGAAGGCCGAAGAAGGAATTCCGGTAGCGAAGGCCGCTATAGAAGGAGCTGCGATCCGTTTCCGTCCGATTTTGATGACTTCATTTGCATTTATTGCAGGTTTGATTCCGTTGGTGATGGCAACAGGTCCGGGTGCAACTGGGAACAGAACGATCGGTACAGCAGCAGCAGGCGGTATGTTGATCGGAACTATTTTCGGGTTAATGATTATCCCTGGATTGTATTACATCTTCGGAACGATTGCCGAGAAATCTAAACTGGCAAAATATGAAGAAGAAAATCCTTTAACCGAACAAACCGAACCTTACAAACACGATGGAAAACATGAAGACTTATAA
- a CDS encoding efflux RND transporter periplasmic adaptor subunit, with the protein MKRVVSSFALGSLLLFASCNSKKEEKEEATIYPVTSPMKMDTVINKEFVAQIQSVKNIEIRAQEKGFLEKIFVDEGQFVHQGQTLFRIMPKLYQAELLKSQAEVAQASIELKNASTLANNNIVSKNEKAMAKAKLDAANAEMKLAQIHLSFTDIKAPFSGIINRIPLKLGSLIDEGDLLTSLSDNNDIYTYFNVSEPEYLNYQTNVNDRGSNQVTLIMANGEAFPQKGEIQTIEGEFDNETGNIAFRAKFPNTNKLLRNGQTGKIRMTLPLQNALIIPQKATYEIQDQKYVFVVDKNGVVKSRNIKVAYELPDLYVIASGISSEDKILLEGVQKVKDDQKVQVKFQDPKKVLQSLKLKAE; encoded by the coding sequence ATGAAAAGAGTTGTCTCAAGCTTCGCGCTTGGCAGTCTTTTGTTGTTCGCAAGCTGCAATAGCAAAAAAGAAGAAAAAGAAGAAGCTACAATCTATCCGGTTACCAGCCCAATGAAAATGGATACGGTGATTAATAAAGAATTTGTAGCGCAGATCCAATCTGTAAAAAATATTGAAATTCGTGCACAGGAAAAAGGTTTTCTTGAGAAGATCTTTGTAGACGAAGGTCAGTTTGTACATCAGGGTCAGACGTTGTTCCGAATTATGCCTAAATTGTATCAGGCTGAGTTACTAAAGTCACAGGCTGAGGTAGCACAAGCTAGCATCGAATTGAAAAATGCAAGTACATTAGCCAACAACAACATTGTTTCTAAAAACGAAAAAGCAATGGCAAAAGCAAAACTCGATGCTGCCAACGCTGAAATGAAACTGGCTCAGATCCACTTGTCATTTACAGACATTAAAGCGCCATTCTCAGGGATTATCAACAGAATTCCTTTAAAGTTAGGAAGTTTGATAGATGAAGGTGATCTATTGACCTCACTTTCTGATAACAATGACATTTATACCTACTTTAATGTATCAGAACCTGAATATCTGAATTATCAGACTAATGTTAACGACAGAGGAAGTAATCAGGTAACATTAATTATGGCAAATGGAGAAGCTTTTCCTCAAAAAGGGGAGATCCAAACCATTGAAGGTGAATTTGATAATGAAACAGGGAATATCGCTTTCAGAGCAAAGTTTCCAAACACGAATAAACTGTTGAGAAACGGACAAACCGGAAAAATCCGAATGACTTTACCGCTTCAAAATGCTTTAATTATTCCACAAAAAGCAACCTACGAGATTCAGGATCAGAAATATGTTTTCGTGGTTGATAAAAATGGAGTTGTGAAGTCCAGAAATATCAAAGTAGCTTATGAACTTCCTGATTTATATGTTATTGCTTCCGGAATTTCTAGTGAAGATAAAATTCTTTTGGAAGGAGTTCAGAAAGTAAAAGATGATCAAAAAGTTCAGGTGAAGTTCCAGGATCCGAAAAAAGTTCTTCAATCATTGAAATTAAAAGCAGAGTAG
- a CDS encoding TolC family protein, translating into MKTYNKYIAAITLSLVLASCKAPMATVIKDEVKENIPQNFQQEEQQDANNNSGTTPWRQFFTDPHLVSLIETALKNNQELMITLQEIEIAKSGVLAKKGRLTPTVSAGIGAGVSKAGRYTSEGAGDATTEIEPGKEIPDPLGNFEGGLTANWEIDIWKKLRTEKESAVAHYLSTVEGKNFVLSNLIEEVADNYYDLLALDNQLDIIQQYIKLQQKALEISKIQKEAAAATELAVKKFEAELAKSKASEYTIRQSITEKENQINALLGRYPQPIVRTKESFMSTIPQTVYTGIPSQLLANRPDIKQAELELKSSKLDVEAARKEFYPSLEISATLGLEAFKPSYLVKLPESIASSLAGELAGPLINKSAIKANFQTADARQIQALYEYDKTILNAYLDVANLMSKVKNIDQYYQLKSQETKALDESIDIANQLFRNSRADYLEVLLNQRDALDAKMELVEAKQKQLSTVVDIYKSLGGGWK; encoded by the coding sequence ATGAAGACTTATAATAAATATATAGCAGCCATCACTTTATCACTTGTTTTGGCAAGTTGTAAAGCACCAATGGCGACCGTAATAAAAGATGAGGTTAAAGAAAATATACCTCAAAACTTCCAGCAGGAAGAGCAACAAGATGCCAATAATAATAGTGGAACAACTCCTTGGAGACAGTTTTTTACTGATCCTCATCTGGTTAGTCTAATTGAAACAGCTTTAAAAAACAATCAGGAGCTGATGATCACTTTGCAGGAAATTGAGATTGCAAAAAGTGGAGTTTTAGCTAAAAAAGGAAGATTAACACCAACAGTCTCTGCTGGAATAGGAGCCGGGGTAAGTAAAGCCGGACGTTATACTAGCGAAGGAGCCGGTGATGCAACAACGGAGATTGAGCCCGGAAAGGAAATTCCTGATCCGCTTGGGAATTTTGAAGGAGGTTTAACAGCCAACTGGGAAATTGACATCTGGAAAAAACTTAGAACAGAAAAAGAATCAGCGGTAGCACATTATCTGTCTACGGTTGAAGGAAAAAACTTTGTTCTTTCAAATTTAATTGAAGAAGTTGCTGATAATTATTATGACTTATTGGCGCTTGATAATCAGTTGGATATTATTCAGCAATATATAAAACTTCAGCAAAAAGCGTTGGAGATTTCTAAAATTCAGAAAGAAGCTGCGGCGGCGACTGAATTGGCTGTGAAAAAATTCGAAGCCGAATTAGCAAAATCCAAAGCTTCAGAATATACGATCCGCCAGAGTATTACGGAAAAAGAAAATCAGATCAATGCTCTTTTAGGACGTTATCCTCAACCGATCGTAAGAACGAAGGAAAGCTTTATGTCGACTATTCCGCAGACTGTTTATACGGGAATTCCGTCACAATTATTGGCGAACCGTCCGGATATAAAACAAGCTGAATTAGAATTAAAATCATCGAAACTTGATGTAGAAGCAGCAAGAAAAGAGTTTTATCCTTCATTGGAAATCTCTGCGACATTAGGATTGGAAGCTTTTAAACCTTCTTATTTAGTCAAGTTGCCGGAATCAATTGCTTCAAGTTTAGCTGGAGAATTAGCGGGTCCACTTATTAATAAAAGTGCTATTAAAGCTAATTTTCAAACGGCCGACGCAAGACAAATTCAGGCTTTATATGAGTATGATAAAACGATTCTGAATGCGTATTTGGATGTGGCCAATTTGATGTCGAAAGTGAAGAATATAGATCAGTATTATCAGTTGAAGTCTCAGGAAACAAAGGCTTTGGATGAGTCTATCGATATTGCTAATCAATTATTCCGAAATTCAAGAGCAGATTATCTGGAAGTTCTTCTGAACCAGAGAGATGCTTTAGATGCCAAAATGGAATTGGTTGAAGCAAAACAAAAACAGCTGAGTACAGTTGTTGATATTTATAAGAGCTTAGGCGGAGGCTGGAAGTAA
- a CDS encoding helix-turn-helix domain-containing protein, protein MTKKIFFILFIVFFKLLLSQEGYSDYQKLRQKFENIEENDARAFPFLQPYISKAKKEKNYEELVQGYKDGVFYSPENKDKLKYADSTVAAAKLSKNNDLMIIAYIEKGVVYYYHFKKYQLALNEYLAAYEYSKNTKNEFLKYQNLYHIGVVKSYLGYYQDASELFKNSLKYYGREKSRSDLGPNAIYNSKKGYLNCLHQLIICYRHLQQYKEADSAIQTGLSEVGNNPEYAQEKGYFLLSKGISEYRNNQFKSALSNLNQSLSPIKKSRDFSRLSLDYFYIGKTYYSLKNTKESMKYFKKVDSIFKENQFILPELRENYEILINQSKKEKNQTQQLYYTTQLLKADSIMSKDFTYLSPKIHKDYDTKTLLEEKEKLQKINYLGTIVIIVLVIWAIGMVVLLTRRHKKAKEVKKKYVLLEEKFSVHHTVNVPEKIVFPVEERKSTLNESKVEELLQKLKLFEDKKEFTQKGLTLSKLATQLNTNSNYLSQVINDCKGMNFNKYLSELRINYITNLLFENKEYLKYSIETLAKECGIASRQNFSDLFFEINGIRPTDFIKKRRQELSQ, encoded by the coding sequence GTGACAAAAAAAATATTTTTCATACTTTTTATCGTTTTTTTTAAACTTCTTCTGTCTCAGGAAGGCTATAGCGATTATCAAAAATTGCGACAAAAATTCGAAAATATTGAGGAGAATGATGCAAGAGCTTTTCCGTTTCTTCAACCTTATATTTCTAAAGCCAAAAAAGAAAAGAACTATGAAGAATTAGTTCAGGGTTATAAAGATGGTGTATTTTATTCTCCTGAAAATAAGGATAAATTAAAATATGCAGACAGCACAGTCGCAGCTGCAAAATTGTCCAAAAATAATGATCTGATGATTATCGCCTATATTGAAAAAGGTGTAGTGTATTATTATCATTTCAAAAAATATCAACTTGCTCTTAACGAATACCTTGCAGCTTACGAATACTCAAAAAATACAAAAAATGAGTTTCTGAAATATCAAAATTTGTATCATATTGGCGTTGTCAAAAGTTACTTGGGATATTATCAGGATGCCTCAGAATTATTCAAAAATAGTCTGAAGTATTATGGCAGGGAAAAATCCAGATCCGATCTTGGTCCGAATGCTATTTATAATAGTAAAAAAGGGTATTTGAATTGTCTTCATCAGTTAATTATTTGTTACAGACATTTACAGCAATATAAAGAAGCAGATTCAGCCATACAAACCGGACTTTCCGAAGTAGGAAATAATCCTGAATACGCCCAGGAAAAAGGATATTTTCTTTTATCTAAAGGTATTTCTGAATATAGGAATAATCAATTTAAGTCGGCGTTATCAAACTTAAATCAATCACTTTCTCCAATTAAAAAAAGCCGTGATTTTTCGAGACTTTCGCTTGATTATTTTTACATTGGAAAAACGTATTATAGTTTAAAAAATACTAAAGAATCGATGAAATACTTTAAAAAAGTAGATTCTATTTTTAAAGAAAATCAGTTTATTCTTCCTGAATTAAGAGAAAATTATGAGATCCTAATTAATCAGAGTAAAAAGGAGAAAAACCAAACACAGCAATTATATTATACAACACAGCTTTTGAAGGCAGACAGCATTATGTCTAAGGATTTTACTTATTTATCACCAAAAATCCACAAAGATTATGACACAAAAACGTTGTTGGAAGAAAAAGAAAAATTGCAGAAAATCAATTATTTAGGGACGATTGTTATTATTGTTCTCGTTATCTGGGCAATCGGGATGGTTGTTTTATTGACAAGAAGACATAAAAAAGCAAAGGAAGTAAAGAAAAAATATGTTTTATTAGAAGAAAAATTTTCGGTACATCATACTGTAAATGTTCCCGAAAAAATAGTTTTTCCTGTTGAAGAAAGAAAATCTACCCTGAATGAAAGTAAAGTTGAAGAACTGCTTCAAAAATTAAAATTATTTGAAGATAAAAAAGAATTTACACAAAAAGGCCTCACTTTGAGTAAATTAGCCACTCAGTTGAATACCAATTCTAATTATCTTTCCCAGGTTATCAATGACTGTAAAGGAATGAATTTTAATAAATATCTTAGCGAGCTAAGAATCAATTATATCACCAATTTGTTATTCGAAAACAAAGAATATCTTAAATACAGCATCGAAACTCTGGCCAAAGAGTGCGGTATTGCTTCAAGACAGAATTTCTCTGATCTTTTCTTTGAGATCAACGGAATTCGCCCGACGGATTTTATTAAAAAGAGAAGGCAGGAGCTTTCGCAATAA